The Novosphingobium sp. Gsoil 351 genome contains the following window.
CGCCTCGCGATGTCGAGGATACGACGGTTCTGTTCGGGGATCGAATACGGCTGGGCAAACACGCGTGCAGGCAGGGCCAGCGCCATGGCGCCGGCGGCAGCGCGCTTGAGCGCGGTCCTGCGGTCCAGTCCTTTGTCCATTCGTTCCCGTCTATCACGCCAAGCCTAACCGTGCGGTGAACGTGGACACAACTCTCAAGCGCTGGAAACCGCCTCGTTTGCGCCGAGTTGCGCCAAGCTGTCGGCGTCGAGCCGCATGGTCGTCCAGTCGGTGAGCGGGCGGGCGCCGAGCGAGCGGTAGAAGTTGATCGCCATCATGTTCCAGTCGAGCACCGACCATTCCATCCGCGCACAACCCCGTTCAACCGCGATCCGCGCGACCTCGCCCAGCAGCTTGCGCCCAAGTCCGGAGCGGCGCGCGGAAGGCACCACGAACAGATCCTCCAACCACACTCCGGGATGACCCTCGAAGGTCGAGAAGTTGTGGAAGAACAGCGCGAAGCCGCTCGGCTGGTCGTTCAGTTCGCCGATCAGCACTTCGGCCATCGGTCGAGGGCCGAACAAGTGGCGTTCGAGCACCGCTTCGTCCATCCTCACCGCGTGGCTTAGCCCCTCGTATTCGGCCAGCCCGCGAATCAGCGCGGCGATCAGCGGCATGTCGGCGACGGTGGCTGCGCGGGTGGCGATGGTCATGCGGCCACCTAGCCCAGCCAAGCCCTCAACTGCAAATCAGCGGCGGATCGTCATCCGATCGCCTTCCAGGCTGACCTGGCCCAGCTTTGCCAGCACCGTCTGGCCGAGCAGATTGACCGACAGGCCCTCGAGCACGACCGCGTCGACGTCGTGGAACTCGGTTCCCGCGACTTCCAGCCGGTCGAGGCGGACGATCGCGCCGTTGCCG
Protein-coding sequences here:
- a CDS encoding GNAT family N-acetyltransferase, which gives rise to MTIATRAATVADMPLIAALIRGLAEYEGLSHAVRMDEAVLERHLFGPRPMAEVLIGELNDQPSGFALFFHNFSTFEGHPGVWLEDLFVVPSARRSGLGRKLLGEVARIAVERGCARMEWSVLDWNMMAINFYRSLGARPLTDWTTMRLDADSLAQLGANEAVSSA